In Plasmodium gaboni strain SY75 chromosome 14, whole genome shotgun sequence, one genomic interval encodes:
- a CDS encoding plasmepsin II: protein MDITVRENDFKHGFIKSNSTFDGLNFDDSKKKKKMQRGFQILYVLLFCSVMCGLFYYVYENVWLQRDNEMNEILKNSQHLTIGFKVENAHDRIMKTIKTHKLKNYIKESVKFLNSGLTKRNYLGSSNDNIELVDFQNIMFYGDAEVGDNQQPFTFILDTGSANLWVPSVKCTTAGCLTKHLYDSSKSRTYEKDGTKVEMTYVSGTVSGFFSKDLVTVGNLSVPYKFIEVIDTNGFEPTYTASTFDGILGLGWKDLSIGSVDPIVVELKNQNKIENALFTFYLPVHDKHTGFLTIGGIEERFYDGPLTYEKLNHDLYWQITLDAKIPFLPFYVTLCNNNKLPTFEFSSENGKYTLEPEYYLQHIEDVGPGLCMLNIIGLDFLIPTFILGDPFMRKYFTVFDYDNHSVGIALAKKNL, encoded by the coding sequence ATGGATATTACAGTAAGAGAAAATGATTTTAAACATGGCTTTATTAAAAGCAATTCAACATTTGATGGTTTAAACTTTGACGATTcaaagaagaagaaaaagatgCAGAGAGGATTTCAAATACTATATGTACTTCTGTTTTGTAGTGTAATGTGTggtttattttattatgtgTATGAAAATGTATGGCTTCAAAGAGATAATGAAATGAAtgaaattttaaaaaattcaCAACATTTAACAATTGGATTTAAAGTTGAAAATGCCCATGATAGAATTATGAAAACTATAAAAACCcataaattaaaaaattacattAAAGAATCTGTGAAATTTCTTAATTCAGGACTTACcaaaagaaattatttaGGTAGTTCAAATGATAATATCGAATTAGTAGATTTCcaaaatataatgttttATGGTGATGCAGAAGTTGGAGATAACCAACAACCATTTACATTTATTCTTGATACAGGTTCAGCTAATTTATGGGTCCCAAGTGTTAAATGTACAACAGCAGGATGTTTAACTAAACATCTTTATGATTCATCTAAATCAAGAACATATGAAAAAGATGGAACCAAAGTAGAAATGACTTATGTTTCTGGAACTGTTAGTGGATTCTTTAGTAAAGATTTAGTAACCGTTGGTAATTTATCTGTTccatataaatttattgAAGTAATAGATACTAACGGATTCGAACCAACATACACTGCTTCAACATTTGATGGTATCCTTGGTTTAGGATGGAAAGATTTATCAATCGGTTCAGTAGATCCAATTGTTGTTGAATTGAAAAACCAAAACAAAATTGAAAATGCTCTTTTCACCTTTTACTTACCTGTACATGATAAACATACAGGATTCTTAACCATTGGTGGTATTGAAGAAAGATTTTATGATGGACCATTAActtatgaaaaattaaaccACGATTTATATTGGCAAATAACTTTAGATGCAAAAATACCATTCTTACCTTTCTATGTAACTCTTTGCAACAACAATAAATTACCAACCTTCGAATTCAGTTCAGAAAATGGTAAATACACATTAGAACCCGAATACTACCTTCAACATATAGAAGATGTTGGTCCAGGATTATGTATGCTTAATATCATAGGATTAGATTTCCTAATTCCAACCTTTATTTTAGGTGACCCATTCATgagaaaatattttaccGTCTTTGATTATGATAATCACAGTGTTGGTATTGCTCTTGCtaaaaagaatttataa
- a CDS encoding plasmepsin III: protein MNLTIKEEDFTNNFMKNEESFNTYRVTKVKKWNAKRLFKILFVTIFLVVTGGFSYYIYENVLFQKNRKVNHIIKTSKYSTVGFHIENSYDRLMKTVKEHKLKNYIIESVKLFKKGITKKNYLGSEFDNVELKDLANVLSFGEAKLGDNGQKFNFLFHTASSNIWVPSIKCTSEGCENKNHYDSSQSKTYEKDDSPVKLTSKAGTITGVFSKDLVTIGKLSVPYKFIEMTDIVGFEPFYSESTVDGVFGLGWKDLSIGSIDPYVVELKTQNKIEQALYTIYLPPEDKNKGYLTIGGIEERFFDGPLTFEKLNHDLMWQVDLDVHYGNVSSKKANVILDTATSAITVPTEFFNQFVESASVFKVPFLSLYVTTCGNNKLPTLEYRSPNKVYTLEPKQYLEPLENIFSALCMLNIVPIDLEKNTFVLGDPFMRKYFTVYDYDNHTVGFALAKNL, encoded by the coding sequence atgaatttaaCAATTAAAGAAGAAGATTTTACCAACAACTTCATGAAAAATGAAGAATCATTTAACACGTATAGAGTAACTAAAGTAAAAAAATGGAATGCTAAAagattatttaaaatattatttgtaacAATATTTTTAGTTGTAACAGGAGgtttttcttattatatatatgaaaatgtGCTTTTTCAAAAGAACAGAAAAGttaatcatataattaaaacATCAAAATATTCCACAGTAGGATTTCATATTGAAAATTCATATGATAGACTTATGAAAACAGTTAAAGAacataaattaaaaaattatataattgaaTCTGTAaaactttttaaaaaaggaataacaaaaaaaaattatttagGTAGTGAATTTGATAATGTAGAATTAAAAGATTTAGCAAATGTATTATCTTTTGGAGAAGCTAAACTTGGAGATAATGGTCAAAAATTTAATTTCTTATTCCATACAGCTTCATCTAATATATGGGTACCAAGTATAAAATGTACTTCAGAAGGTTgtgaaaataaaaatcattATGATTCATCTCAATCAAAAACATATGAAAAAGATGATTCACCTGTTAAATTAACAAGTAAAGCTGGTACTATAACTGGAGTGTTTAGTAAAGATTTAGTAACAATTGGTAAATTATCAGTTccatataaatttattgAAATGACTGATATTGTTGGTTTTGAACCTTTCTATTCTGAATCAACAGTTGATGGTGTTTTCGGTTTAGGATGGAAAGATTTATCAATAGGTTCTATAGATCCATATGTTGTTGAATTGAAAActcaaaataaaattgaaCAAGCCCTTTATACAATTTATTTACCACCagaagataaaaataaaggtTATTTAACTATAGGAGGTATTGAAGAAAGATTCTTTGATGGACCTTTAACttttgaaaaattaaatcaCGATTTAATGTGGCAAGTTGATTTAGATGTACATTATGGTAATGTATCATCAAAAAAAGCAAATGTTATTTTAGATACTGCTACTAGTGCTATAACTGTTCCAACCGAATTTTTTAATCAATTTGTAGAATCAGCAAGTGTTTTCAAAGTTCCATTCTTATCTTTATATGTAACTACTTGTGGTAACAATAAATTACCAACACTTGAATACCGTTCACCAAATAAAGTTTACACCTTAGAACCTAAACAATATCTTGAACCattagaaaatattttttcagCATTATGTATGCTTAACATTGTACCTATTgatttagaaaaaaatacattCGTTTTAGGTGACCCATTTATGAGAAAATATTTCACCGTCTATGATTATGATAATCACACTGTTGGATTTGCCTTAGCCAAAAATTTATAA
- a CDS encoding transcription factor with AP2 domain(s) gives MYIKMMNSTGEIRNLCLNVFNALKKKCDEDIESNDDKKRNCDNSSDIMEKIKNNDDIDIDDNHIDDNHIDDNHIDDNYIDDNHIDDNHIDDNHIDDNHLSDKKKYYKSKKNEPYKDINKLNQQSSLINKKEGKDNTSVPINNKGKSISKSNSTWTNEIIKKEYNKKKNEKNKKNIEDNKKINDENKKKYEENKKKYDEIKKKYDENKKLYDENKKKSGESKKKNEYNKKNNIENKKDVKYNFNRTNYFVPNEMNAKIYKNNYAHIENRNELRNNIPTYIMNENNNINRSNRNENNLSFLNSGYEEKSSYVYNYEEKLNVSCRFFIEESNPYELDIRMLKENCLTVFELLYREKRNWCSLYISTMNGPMSNFNYHLFKILCSDDEIYMYFFLFKKFIFSCYIYFNLVSIQIYSNFLNNDENEICYDFKNVINTNMQQTNNKVDKVCDDIVHNNDNNMSSNTYSISKKKKNLTYDINEQGKNKIQDDILLNKKNKYISPNFFSNSTNILSPSINSYNINNSNGYSSFPNTYTDNNNNIYDDIYDKRNYMYFKNMNNFSNIKDEDEKLFNFIYDPSKHLCGNKINYCSSYFHFFDKNQEDIKKKLQLFINTHSPTMVNVTEKWNNFYENKNKIYSFVEKYKDIKVSSIDHFKKDTTEKFISAFVETFSCANRIHWGNQKEVIEDNDGNYDDKKKEEQPEEEEEIVKHDNNNNDDNKKNDDNKKNDDNKKNDDNNINDDNNINDGDNINEEKKRKKNLSTYQQHNIYDNHKSLYDDDKKKDEEQNCSKQHDEKIEEKSDTLLKNDDIQENIIKSNNDIINQENDDNNKKKKKNFWNIFELIKKDSYNNNNNNDNNNDDSKQNSVCKFLEENNNLSNNDQIEKSVEKDIFTDQYETNKNGSVIQESDNDNYNTTRNEEIHEDEDEDEDEEEEEDDGDEEKEHKKDESIEMKHKRILNDNINNKDISLHNDNNTLYNGGIGMFNNNNFCSDNSNTKDSLSLMISHKSLTMDLNESMEIEKKKKKEQQYNDDNNNINIYHNNLPSNSRNNINVQVKKEIFLNDHEKDKLKNDDKKKISDHDFQNDPSDKCNNNDNPSFNNINRKNYFPNYIILNNLNILITDLNELYDYVENGIDKNLLRQKNIALDFLLKGDNKSLPLGVLPIDNDENDKHYHHHHHHHHHHNVFVVEPTTTCTNELCKRNNNILNKKNKENEIGRCSSNCMGEKCYSIHYNDKEIIRKNVENKKDECANIDMISSLDYQSFCRVCSGIEYENFQNNIDYKKENNYKIPEVFINESDFFCNCNNMNILTNNNTNYNFNKHNMSNNMSNNMSNNMNNNMNNNVYDMDYNNKPFFLDKSYNDNNNYCMNKFNDIHKMNDVITQHFFYNDEYKTDIDDKKRKFGLHIDKRNNNNNIQNDDITNNYYNAYVTKGKNKFWSIDNDKSLENNKNVTLNSRELRNSKKSKLITKNNQSDTNKTNNKTTKSASNVEGKSPRVKKLEKFTNVDQEELREVFGPTGVSGVYFEKSRSSWTAQYKVSGGKRRAKRFLVTKNMSYEEIENVKQQCIAYRKQMEREYIKEFLNEENKKKINNSENDPLATDVADGVKKIKRKRKLKNFYEG, from the coding sequence atgtatatcaAAATGATGAATTCAACAGGAGAAATAAGAAATTTATGCTTAAATGTTTTTAATGCACTTAAGAAAAAGTGTGATGAAGATATTGAATCgaatgatgataaaaaaaggaattGTGATAATAGCTCAGATATTATGGAGAAGATcaaaaataatgatgatattgATATAGATGACAATCATATAGATGACAATCATATAGATGACAATCATATAGATGACAACTATATAGATGACAACCATATAGATGACAACCATATAGATGACAACCATATAGATGACAACCATTTAAGtgataagaaaaaatactacaaatccaaaaaaaatgaaccatataaagatataaacaaattaaaCCAACAGTCTtctttaataaataaaaaagaaggGAAGGATAATACATCTGTTCCTATTAATAACAAAGGCAAAAGTATATCAAAAAGTAACAGTACGTGGACGAACGAAATTATCAAGAAAGAATAcaataaaaagaaaaatgaaaagaacaaaaaaaatatcgaagataataaaaagataaatgatgaaaacaaaaaaaaatatgaagaaaataaaaaaaaatatgatgaaattaaaaaaaaatatgatgaaaataaaaaactatatgatgaaaataaaaaaaaaagtggagaaagcaaaaaaaagaatgaatataataaaaaaaataatatagaaaataaaaaagatgttaaatataattttaatagaactaattattttgttccTAACGAAATGAATGcgaaaatatataaaaataattacGCACATATAGAAAATAGAAATGAATTACGAAATAATATCCctacatatataatgaatgagaataataatataaatagaagtaatagaaatgaaaataatttgtCTTTCTTAAATTCAGGATATGAAGAAAAGTCatcatatgtatataattatgaagaGAAATTAAATGTGTCTTGTAGATTTTTTATAGAAGAATCTAACCCATACGAATTAGATATAAGAATGTTAAAAGAAAATTGTCTAACTGTTTTTGAACTTTTATATAGAGAAAAAAGAAACTGGTGTTCACTATATATATCTACAATGAATGGACCTATGTCTAATTTTAATTATCATTTGTTTAAGATATTATGTAGTGATGATGagatatatatgtatttcttcttattcaagaaatttattttttcctgttatatatattttaatttagtaagtatacaaatatattctaattttttgaataatgatgaaaatgaaatatgCTATGATTTTAAGAATGTAATAAATACAAACATGCAacaaacaaataataaagttGATAAGGTTTGTGATGATATTGttcataataatgataataatatgtcATCTAATACTTATAGTATAtcgaaaaaaaaaaaaaatttaacttatgatataaatgaacaaggaaaaaataaaatacaagatgatatattattaaataaaaaaaataaatatatatccccaaatttttttagtaattcaacaaatatattatcaccAAGTATTAAtagttataatataaataattcgAATGGATATTCATCGTTTCCTAATACATATACAgataacaataataatatatatgatgatatatatgataaaagaaattatatgtattttaaaaatatgaataatttctcaaatattaaagatgaagatgagaagttatttaattttatttatgatCCTTCAAAACATTTATGTGGtaacaaaataaattattgttcaagttattttcatttttttgataaaaatcaagaagatataaaaaaaaagttacagttatttataaatacacATTCACCTACTATGGTAAATGTTACAGAGAAGTggaataatttttatgagaataaaaataaaatatactCATTTgtagaaaaatataaagatataaaagTTTCTTCGATTGATCATTTTAAGAAGGACACAACAGAGAAATTTATAAGTGCCTTTGTTGAGACTTTTTCTTGCGCCAATCGTATTCATTGGGGGAACCAAAAGGAAGTAATAGAAGACAACGATGGtaattatgatgataaaaaaaaggaagaGCAACcagaagaagaagaagaaataGTAAAGCACgacaataataataatgatgataacaaaaaaaatgatgataacaaaaaaaatgatgataacaaaaaaaatgatgataataatataaatgatgataataatataaatgatggtgataatataaatgaagaaaaaaaaagaaaaaaaaatctatCCACTTATCAGCAAcacaatatatatgataatcataaatcattatatgatgatgataaaaaaaaagatgaagaaCAAAATTGTAGTAAGCAAcatgatgaaaaaatagaagaaaaaagtgatacattattaaaaaatgatgatatacaagaaaatataataaaaagtaataatgatataataaatcaagaaaatgatgataataataaaaaaaaaaaaaaaaatttctggaatatatttgaattaattaaaaaggattcttataataataataataataatgataataataatgatgatagTAAACAAAATAGTGTATGTAAATTTTTGGAAGAAAACAATAACTTATCAAATAATGATCAAATCGAAAAAAGTGTtgaaaaagatattttCACAGATCAATAtgaaacaaataaaaatggaaGTGTAATACAAGAAAgtgataatgataattataatacaacaagaaatgaagaaatacatgaagatgaagatgaagatgaagatgaagaagaagaagaagatgatggtgatgaagaaaaagaacataaaaaagatgaatCGATAGAAATGAAAcataaaagaatattaaatgataatataaataataaagatatatcattacataatgataataatactCTATATAATGGAGGTATAGGTAtgtttaataataataatttttgtaGTGATAATTCAAATACTAAAGATTCATTGAGCTTAATGATTTCTCATAAATCCTTAACGATGGATTTAAATGAGTCAATGGAgattgaaaaaaaaaaaaaaaaagagcaacaatataatgatgataataataatataaatatttatcataataatttacCTAGTAATTCTcgtaataatattaatgttcaggttaaaaaagaaatatttttaaatgatcatgaaaaagataaattaaaaaatgatgataaaaaaaaaatatcagATCATGATTTTCAAAATGATCCTAGTGataaatgtaataataatgataatcCTTCATttaacaatataaatagaaaaaattattttccaaattatattatattaaacaatttaaatattctCATAACAGATTTAAACGAACTATATGATTATGTAGAAAATGGtattgataaaaatttattacGTCAGAAAAATATAGCATTAGATTTCTTGCTAAAAGGAGATAATAAATCCTTACCTTTAGGTGTATTACCTATtgataatgatgaaaacGATAAgcattatcatcatcatcatcatcacCATCACCACCATAACGTTTTTGTAGTAGAGCCAACAACAACATGCACTAATGAATTATgtaaaagaaataataatatattaaataaaaaaaataaggaGAATGAAATTGGCAGATGTAGTTCAAATTGTATGGGAGAAAAATGTTATTCTATTcattataatgataaagaaataataagaaaaaatgtggaaaataaaaaagatgaatGTGCTAATATTGATATGATATCTTCATTGGATTATCAAAGCTTTTGCAGAGTTTGCTCAGGCATagaatatgaaaattttcAAAACAATATagattataaaaaagaaaataattataaaatacctgaagtttttattaatgaaagtgattttttttgtaattgtaataatatgaatatattaacaaaCAATAATACgaattataattttaataaacataatatgagtaataatatgagtaataatatgagtaataatatgaataataatatgaataataatgtttATGATATggattataataataaaccTTTTTTTCTTGATAAGTCctataatgataataataattattgtATGAATAAATTTAATGATATTCACAAAATGAATGATGTAATTACAcaacattttttttataatgatgaatataaaacagacatagatgataaaaaaagaaaattcGGCCTACATATagataaaagaaataataataataatatacaaaatgatgatattactaataattattataatgcATATGTCACAAAAGggaaaaataaattctGGAGTATTGATAACGACAAATcattagaaaataataaaaatgtaacACTAAATAGTAGAGAATTAAgaaattcaaaaaaaagtaaattaataacaaaaaataatcaatcagatacaaataaaaccaataataaaacaacAAAGAGCGCTAGTAATGTTGAGGGGAAATCTCCAAGAGttaaaaaattagaaaaattTACAAATGTTGATCAAGAAGAACTAAGAGAGGTATTTGGACCTACAGGAGTGTCAGGGgtttattttgaaaaaagCAGAAGTAGTTGGACGGCACAATATAAAGTTAGTGGTGGTAAAAGAAGAGCAAAAAGATTTCTTGTTACCAAAAATATGTCATATGAAGAAATAGAAAATGTGAAACAACAATGTATTGCTTACAGAAAACAAATGGAAAgagaatatattaaagaatTCTTAAATgaggaaaataaaaaaaaaattaataattcaGAAAATGATCCACTCGCCACGGATGTTGCTGATGGGGTCAAAAAAatcaaaagaaaaagaaaattgaaaaatttttatgaaggttaa
- a CDS encoding hypothetical protein (conserved Plasmodium protein, unknown function): protein MVLTEIITSEENNKENLIRNKEKTILKKYEKDRYNIIEKIRNGLITKNNLLNTKNITTENFLIDKTYKSDIEEDIESSYLEYIKTLCTPYKLINIYLASFLFVLFIYIFIHLIKRMYKKFRKKKSKKKEKKFKSESSDNFLLIDIF, encoded by the exons atggtATTAACAGAAATAATTACAAgtgaagaaaataataaagaaaatcttataagaaataaagaaaaaacaattcttaaaaaatacGAAAAGGatagatataatattatagaaaaaataagaaacggtttaataacaaaaaataatttattaaatacaaaaaatattacaactgaaaattttttaatagaCAAAACATATAAATCTGATATAGAAGAAGATATAGAAAGTTCTTATTTggaatatattaaaacatTATGTACACCTTATAA attaattaatatataccTGGCAAGTTTcctttttgttttattcatttatatttttatacatttaattAAACGTATGTATAAGAAATTTAGAAAGAAAAAGtcaaagaaaaaagaaaag AAATTTAAATCTGAAAGTTCTGACAATTTCTTATTAATTGacatattttaa